Sequence from the Terriglobales bacterium genome:
AGCGTCCGCGGTTCTGAGTTGCTTTTCAGTTTCAGCGATCCAAGGAGCGTGGATATGAACAGCCGACGCAATTTCCTGCGCGCGGCACTGGCGCTGGGCGCCGGAGCCGCTGCCACCGCCCAAGCATTCGGGCAGCAACATCAACGTGAGGATTCGAAAGCGCAGCCGTGGGGCACGCCACCGTCGCGGCGTGCCGCGGGCGTGCCGTTGCCGGTCGAGACGCCGGACGTGCCGCAGCTCGAGTGGAAGCTCGAGAACGGTGTGAAGGTCTTCCATCTCGTCGCCGAAGTGGTGAAGCGTGAGATCTATCCCGGGAAAGTGGTGGACCTGTGGGGCTACAACGGCAGCGTGCCCGGTCCCACCATCCAGGTGACCGAGGGCGACCGCGTGCGGCTCGTGGTGGAAAACCGCTTGCCCGAGCCCACCTCGATGCACTGGCACGGGTTCGAGATCCCGGTGGAAATGGACGGCATGCCTGGCATCAGCCAGCCGCTGATCCATCCCGGAGAGACGTTCGTGTACGAGTTCACGCTGCGCCAGGCGGGAACCTTCTTCTACCACTCGCACATGAGCATGCAGGAAATGATGGGCATGATCGGGCTGTTCATCATGCATCCGAAGGAGGCGTGGCGGCCGCGGGTGGACCGCGACTTCGGCTTCGTGCTGCAGGAGTTCGCCATCCTGCCCAACGCGACCGTGCCCAACTCGCTGTCGATGGAGTTCAACTGGCTGACCATGAACGGCAAGGCGGCGCCGGCGACCACGCCTATCCTGGTGAAGCGCGGAGAGCGCGTGCGGCTGCGTTTCGTGAACCTGGGCATGGACCATCACCCCATCCACGTGCACGGACACACGTTCGTGGTGACGGGCTCGGAAGCGGGCCGGCAGCCGGAATCGCTCTGGGGCCCGAAGAACACCACGCTGGTGGGCGTGGCCGAAGCCACCGACGTGGAGTTCGTCGCGGACAATCCCGGCGACTGGATGGTGCACTGCCACCTGCCGCACCACATGATGAACCAGATGGCGTCCATGACCGGGCCGCTGTGGACGTTCAACGGCATGGCCGCGGGGCTGAGCATGGAAGACGGCATGGGCCTGCTGCGCCAGGGACATGCTACGTCGGAGAGCTTCGGTCCCAGCCTGGGACGCGGCATGGGCTTCGGCTCGGACCACGAGCGCGCCACTACCGACCTGCCCTTGCAGCAGGCGCACGCGCATCACGGCGGCGGACTGTGGAAGGTGGCGCCGGGCGCGAACCAGGTGCCGGGATTCCCGCAGGACCACTTTCCGGTGCTCGACGAGCTGGTGGCCAAGCCCGAAACCTACGGGCTGGCGAAAGGGTGGTCGGGCGCCATGATGGGCATGATGACGCTGCTGCGCGTGCTCGAGCCGGAAATGTACGACAAGATCCAGGCGCTCAAGCGCGAACCGGCGCGTGAAGAACACAAGCACGGATGAGGCGGCGTTTCCAGCAAACGGAGGCGAGACGCCTCCGCGACAGCCGGCGAGGACGCCGGCGCTACGAGAAGAGGAAGCCATGAGAGAGAACACTTTGTTTCGAGTCCTGCTGGTGGCGGTGATGGCCTTGCCCGCCGGAGTTCGCGCCCAGGAACCCGCTCCGGCGGGACAGCATGCACGGCATCAGCCCAGCGCGCCGAAGGCGACGCAGGCGCCGGAGGCGGAAGAAAGCGGTCCGGCGCTGACGCTGGAAGAACTGGAGCGCATGGCGCTGGCCAACAATCCCACGCTCAAGCAGGCGAGTGCTGAAGTGCGCGTGGCTGCGGGACGCGCGAAACAGGCGGGCCTGTATCCCAACCCGACCGTGGGATATCTCGGGGAGGAGATTCGCGGCGGGCGCTCGCGTGGCGGCCAGCAGGGATTCTTCATCGAGCAGCCTATCGTGCTGGGCGGCAAGCTGAAGCGGAGTCGCCAGGTCTTCGAGCAGGAGCGCGTGCAGGCGGAGGCTGAGTCGGAAGAACAGCGTCTGCGAGTGATGAACGCGGTGCGCATGCTGTATTTCCACTCGCTGGCGGCGCAGGAGTCCGTGGCCGTGCGCCGCAAGCTGGCGCGGCTGGCGGCGGAGGCGGTAGAGGTCTCGCGGCAACTGCATAACGTGGGCCAGGCCGACCAGCCGGACGTCCTGCAGGCGGAGATTGAGGCGCAGCGGGCCGAACTGATGCTGATCGAGACGGAAAACCGGCGCCAGCATGCGTGGACGGCGCTGGCCGCGGTGGCGGGCAATCCGCAGCTTCCGCTTGCGCGGCTGGCCGGACGGCTGGAGGAAAACCTGCCGGACATCGCGCCCGAGCAGTACATCGAAGACCTGGTGCGCAACAGCCCGGCGGTGCGCATCGCGGAGGCGGGCGTGAGGCGCGCGGAGCTGGCGGTGGGGCGCGCGCGACGGGAGGCGGTACCGGACCTGGTCCTGCGCGGCGGGCTGCAGCAGAACCGCGAGTTGCTGGAGGCTACGGGACGTCCGGTCGGCCTGCAGGGATTCGCGGAGATCGGCGTGCAGTTGAAGCTGTTCGACCGCAACCAGGGCGGCGTGGAGTCGGCGCGCGCGGAACTGGAACGCGCGCAGGCCGAAGCGCGGCGCGTGGAGCTGGTGCTGCGCGAACGCTCGGCCGCACTGCTGCGCAGCTACCGAGATGCCCGCGCGATGGCGGAGCGCTACCGGGCGCAGATGATCCCGCGGGCGCAGCGAGCGTACGAGCTGTACCTGGCCAAGTACCAGGAGGTGGCAGCGGCGTATCCGCAGGTGCTGATCGCGCAACGGACGCTCTTCCAGTTGCAGACCGATTACATCGAGGCGCTGGAGGCGCTGCAGACCAGCTCGATCGCGCTGCGCGGGTATCTGCTGACCGACGGACTGGAAGCTCCGGCGCGGGCGGGCGAGATGGACCTGCCGGTACGCGAGATCAACATCCCGATGGCAAGGCCGATGGAAAAGTAGCAATCAGCACGCAGCGTTCAGCAGTCGGCAGTCAGCAGAGGAACTCAGGAGGAGAGGGAGAATGCGAAAAGTACTGTTGCTGGCAGTTCTGACCCTGAATGGGTTGGCGTGGGCGGAGAAAACGCCTGAGCCGGAAGTCCGCGCGGTCATCGAGCAGTTCGAGCGCGGACTGGCCGAGCGCGACCTGGCGAAGATCGAGCCGTTGATGGCGGAGGATCTGGTGGCGTTTGAGAACGGCCACCGTAATGACGGCTGGGCGGACTTCCGCGACCATCATTTGGTGCCGGAGATGAAGGAGCCGGCGCCGCCGATGAAAAGCGAACTCGTGCGTCTGGCGGGGACGCCGCAGATGGGATGGGGCTATACCAGGACCACGATGACGCTCACACGCAAGTCGGGGGAGAAGGTCGAGGCAACGCTGTGGTCCGTATATGTGCTCGAAAAGAGAGGAGGCGGATGGAAGATCGTCGCGCTCGACTGGAGCTTCTGGGCGCCGCGACCGTCCTCTTCCAAGTAGCGGAAGCGCGGCGCGAGAGATGGCCGGGCACGATGCCGCGCGACGCAGGAGGACCGACATGATCGGCCAGTATCGGGAAGTGCTCTATGGCCTCGCCTTCGGCCTGGGTGCTTCGGCCATCGACATCGCCATGCACGTTCACCTTGAGAGCCATTCGGTTCAGGAAGAAGTCACGGGCCCGCACGCCTGGATCACGCTGGCGTACCGCGGGATGTTCATCGTGTTCGGGCTGGCAGTGGGCTGGCTGCTGTGGAAGAAGAGCCAGCGCGAACGTGAGTTCCGGAACTTGTCCGAGCTGCTGAAGCGCTTGCGGCGGGAAGTCGGCGCGCCTGCCGTGTTAATGCACGCGAACCTGCAACTCCTGCTCACGCGCGACGACCTGCGTCCGTCCGGCGAAGCAGAAAAGATCGTGCGCTTTCTTTACGAGCAGTCGCAGCATATCCAGTCCGCCATCAAGGGCGCGCCCGAGGTCGGATAAAGTCAGTCCGTGATGAGCCCGCCGATTAGGTCGTTGAGTCGAGCCACGCGGTGCTCCATGCACCAGCGTTCGAGCGCGTTGACGATGTTCTCCGTAGCGCAGGGATCCCAGTAATTGGCCGTGCCCACCTGGACGGCGGCGGCGCCCGCGAGCAGGAATTCGACCACGTCGGCGGCGGTCGTGATGCCGCCGATGCCGATCACCGGGATGTCCACCGCATGCGCGGCTTCGTAGACCATGCGCAGAGCGATGGGCTTGATGGCAGGACCAGAGAGCCCGGCGGTGATGTTGGAGATGCGCGGGCGGCGGGTTTCGGCGTCGATGGCCATGGCCACGAAGGTGTTGACCAGGGAAAGAGCGTCGGCGCCGGCGTTTTCCGCCGCGCGCGCCATCTGCGGGATGCTGGTGACGTTGGGCGAGAGCTTGACGATCAGCGGGCGCGTGGCCGCGCCCTTCGCCGACGCCACCACTTCCTCGAGCAGCACCGGGTCGCTGCCGAAGCTGATGCCTCCGCGCTTCGTGTTGGGGCAGGAGACATTCAGCTCGTAGGCCGCGATGCCTTCGCCCTGGTTCAGAATGCGGATGGTGGCTTCGTAGTCCTCGACCGTGAAGCCGAAGACGTTGGCGATAACGACGATGTCTTTTTTCTTGCGCAGCAGCGGGAGCTTTTCTTCGACGAAGGCGGGCGCCCCGATGTTCTGCAGCCCGATGGAGTTGAGCATGCCCGCTGCACTCTCGAAGATGCGCGGCGGCGGATTGCCGGCCATGGGTTCGCGCGAGAGCCCTTTCACCACGAAGCCGCCCAGCCGGGGCAGCGACACGATGTCCTCGAATTCCAGGCCGTAGCCGAAGGTGCCGCTGGCGGCGATGACCGGGTTCTTGAAACGGATGCCGCAGAAGGTGACGCTCAGGTCGGGCGGCTGCGGCGGCCCGGCAGGATGCGTGGTGCTCACGGTTTGCCTCCGTCGGCCAGGGCTTCACTGAGCACGCGCCCCACGCTGTGCGACGGCGGCGTGATGCCGAGCAGCGAAGCCAGGGTCGGCGCGAGGTCCACGGGCTCGACGCTCTGGCGGTAGACGCCAGGGCGGAACGGCAAACCGTAGAACAACAGAGGAACGTGAGTGTCGTAAGACCACGGGGAGCCGTGGTGAGTGCCGCGCGACATCCCGGCGGCGTAGCGTTCCGGCAGTCCGATCACATACCAGCCACCGTAGGGCGAGAAGCTGTGAGCCACGCGGCGGCCGAGCGCGGTCGGTGGCAGGACGCCGTTCTCGATCTGATATCGGGTGAAGAAGCCGGTCCAGCCGCCTGCTTTCTGCAGCGCCTCGCCGGCCGCTTTCTCGGCTTCAGCTTCGCTGAGGTGGGTTGCGGCAAAGGCATCCGGCGAGAGGTAGGCGACGGGCCAGTCGATGCCGGCAATGAAGTCGGCGCGGACACCGAAGCGGGCGGCGAGCGCGGCATTGGCCTGGTTGCGGAAGGCGCTGACATCCACGTTGCGTCCCGGTAGACGCAATCCGGCAGCGGTGGCGGGCAGCGGAGCCGTGCCATGGTCAGAGGTGAAGACCAGCCACAGATTGGCCAGGCCGAACTGCCGTGCCAGATAGGCGAAGAACTCGCTGAGCTGGCGATCGAGCGCGAGGATCATGGCCGCCATTTCCGGCGAATCCGGACCGGCATCATGTCCCAGGTAGTCGGGCGCGGACAGGGAAAGGATAAGCAGGTCGGTGGCGGGGCCGGAGCCGAGTTTCTCTTCCTGGATGAGCTGGCGGGTGAACTCGAGCTGGTACTCGGTGGCGAACGGGGTTTCGCCGATGGAATCCTTGAACTTGCCGGATGCGGAGGGCGGGCGAAGGACGTTTCCGGCACCATCCTTCCATTCCAGGCTGCGATATTTGTCCAGCCGGCCGCCGGCATTGAAGGTTTTCACCCACTCGGGCGGATCCTTCATGTAGTAGGACGAGGTGACGAAAGAACCCTCGGAATCTGCGGCCCAATAGGCCGCGTCCGCAGCGCGTCCGGCGGGAAGGATGGCGGCACGTCGCTTAAGCGATACGGCGAAGACGCGTGACTTGCCACCGGTGGCCAGTTTCAATTCGTCGCCGAGCGTAGAGGCGAGCATGCGCCAGGGCGAGCCGCCGGCCCGGGTACCGACGCCCGTGGTGGCGTCATCCTGCTCGGCAGGCACCATCTGCTTCAGTTTCGGGTCCCAAAGATTGTTGCTCTGGATGCCGTGTCCGTCGGCGTAGGCGCCGGTCAGCAGGGTAGTGTAGCTGGGCGCGGTCAGAGAAACGGCGTGGTCGTAGCGACAGTCTGCGAACACGGCGCCGCGCTCAAGAAAGGTGTTGAAGCCGCCGGCGCCGAAACCGGCGCGGTGGCGCTCCAGAAAGTCGGCGCGGAACCCGTCCGCGATGATGATGACGACCAGCCGAGGCCGGGCATCGTAGGCGGAAGCGAAGGCGAGCGAAGAGAAACACAACAGCGACAGCAGTCCGGCCGCGCGCAGGAAGCGGATTCTCATTCGTTTCTAGTGTACGACAGGGCGGGCGGCGGTCAGTGGCTTCCGGTCAGTCCGCGGCGGGGGCGCCGCTCTGCGCTGAAAGGCGGACCTTGGCCTGGCGCGCGGTCTCGCGCAGCAGCGGATCGGGATGGTTCAGGCAGCTTTCAAGCTGCGCCACCAGCGAAGTGAGGCGGAGCGTGCCGATGGCGTAAGCGCCGCAGGCCTTGAGCCATGGGTCATCGCTGGAAACCAGCTCGGCGACCGCGGCTTCGCGGGTTTCCACCCCTGCGTGACACAAGCGGGCGCCCAGGCTGGCGCGCTCGGCGACGGAGACCTCGCTGTCGAGCAACGGCACCAGGGTGTTCCGCAGGGCGGGCTTGAGCACGTTGTCCAGGAATTCGAGGGCGTTGTCATGCACCACGGCGTTCGAAGACTGAAGGCCAACGTAGGCGCTGTGGAAGTCGTAACCGGGATGCAGCAGGGTCAGAAGGCGGAAGATGCGCTCCACTTCCTGGCGCATGGATTCGCGCAGAGCGCTGGAGACGGCGTCGCGGTCATCCAGGTTTTCGCCCAGCGTGTTCAGAATCTGGTAGGAGCGATAGTGACCCATGATCTCGGCGGCGAGGACGCTCTCCAGCAGGAGCGTATCCAGCTCCAGGCCGGGATGAGCGTCGCGCAGCTTGTTCAAGGAGCTGAGGATGAGGAAGCGCAGGTTGGTTTCGCGTTCGAGCAGGTTTTCCATCAGGGCGCGGCCGGCGGCGGGCGTACCGATGCGCGCCAGGGCATGCGCGATGGAGGCGCGCAGCTCGGTGCTTTGCGCGGGATCTCCGAGGTAATCGCGCAGGGTTCCGACGATGCTGTCGCCGAACAGGGCGAGAGCTTCGGCGGCATCGTTGGAGAGAGCCGGATCCGTCAGGCGTTCGATCACGGTGGGAAGCAACCGGCGGCAACGCTGGCGCCCGATCGCGCGCAGCGCGTGGCGCCGGACGTCGGCGTCGGAATCTTTCACGAGCCGCTCCAGGTGCGCGTCGAACGGACCCTCGACCACCTGCAACAGGCGGGCGGCCTCGCGCCGCGAACGCGCACCCTGCGTCCCCGGCTCGTCGATCATGGCGTCGAGAATGCGGGTGGCAGCCTCCAGGTTCTGGGTGTCGCCGGGGCGCGCGAGAAACGCCGCCATGGCCGAGCGGATGGAGAAATCGGGAAAGTCGCCCAGCTCTTCGATCTTGTGCAGCGGATCGATGTGCGCATGATGAGCCAGGTAGAGCAAAGCTTCGGTGCGGACCTCGAAGTCCGGGTCCCGCAACAGGCCTTCGACCTCGGGCACCACCAGGCGGTCGCCGGCCTCGGCCTGCAGGGCCAGGGCCTTGCGCCGCACCTCGGCAGCCGGGTGATAGAGCAGCCCGCGCACGGCGGGATGCACGCGGCGGCGTCGCTCGGCCTCAAACAGGCTCAGCGCATAGAGGATCTCCTTGGGGTCGGTGGAAACAAAGCGGTCGGAGAAAATCTCTGCGGTCGAGCGGTCGAGCACGGGGGTGTCGATGTGCTCGACGTCCATGCGGTGCCGGCGGATGCTGTCGCGCAGGGTGTGGACATACTGTTTGCGCGCGAAGAACGCGGCCACCAGCCATCCGCCGATGAAGACCAAATTTACCCAGCCGACCTCGCGTGCGCCGAAGCGCAGGCGGTCGGCAAACAGCACCAGGGTGAGCGCTGCGAGCCCGTCTCCCAGCCTCCAGATGAAGGTGTCAATGAAGGATTTCACGCGCAGCTTCAAGTCGGCGGCCAGCGGCAGGTAGAGCAGCTCGACAGAGGACTTGTCGATGGAATAGCGCAGGACCTGGTCGCTGCCTTTCAGCAGCACGGCCGCCACGAGCGTTCCGAACGCCAGCACACCGATGGTGCCGCCGAGCAGCGCGACCGGCACAACGTACAAGGTGAACCCCAGGCCGAAGCGGCGCAGGGCGCGGGAAGTGAGCAGCATCTGGGTGAGGAGACAGGCGATGCCGGCGATGAAATTGAAGTCGCTGAAGAAGAGTGCCAGGGCGTCCTTCTGCGGGACGAACTGTTTGGCGATGGCCTTGAACTGCCAACCTGCGAAGGTGGTGACGAACGAAGACATGCAGATCACGGCGGCGATGGCGATCAAGTAGGGCGAAGCCGCGATCTGGCGAAGGCTTTCGAGGACGGTAGGCTGCGCCTCGGCTTCATGGGTTCCGGACTCCAGCGGATTGAGCTGCTTCCGCCGCCAGATGGGCACCACCAGGCCGGCACAGATGGCCAGGCAGACCGCCATGCCCATCAGCAGGCCTTCCGTGCCATAGGCCTTCACCGTCACCCGGGAGGCGAAGCCTCCGAAAATCCATCCCGAGATGGCGCCGGCGCCGACCAGGCCGAAAATACGCTTGGCTTCGCGCGTGGTGAGGACGAAGTTGGCGAGCTTCCACACCTGCATGGGCGCGAGCACGCCGAAGATGCCCACCCAGATGTAGAAGACCGGAAACAGCCAGGGCTGCTGGTGGAAGTGTACGAGGTACCAGAACAGGACGCAGGTGGCGGAGTAGAGGAACAAGCAGCCGACGAGCAGATTGCGGAGAGTGACGCGGCGCGCCACGGCGAGGTAGCCGGCCACGACCACGCCGACCAGAAGAGCGCTGGCGAGGTCGGCCATGGGGAGCTTGACGGCATCGAAGCGATCGAGGAAAAGAGCGTCGCGAGCGACCTTGCCGATGGTGTAGGACGCAATGACCAGGAACAGGTAGAGGTACAGCAGAACGCCGCGGCCCAGGTCGCCCGGGCGCAGCGTCAGGACCCGTTCCAGGTAGGCGATCATCGCAGCACACGCCGTGGGGAACCGGGGCCGTCAGCGTTGCGCATCGATGGGCTCCAGGTTGAACAGCACCATGGTTTCGCCGCGCTCGCGGATGAGCTTGTCGAAATGCTCGATGATCTTGCGGCGCCGTACGAACAGGGCATCGATCTCCGCGGAGCGCAAATACTTTTTCATCTTCTCGCGAACCAGGCCTTCGTCCAGGTTGCGCAGGCGCTCCAGAAAACCGCGGTCGCATTGAACAAGCAGGTCGGGTGTGCGCAGGTTCTCCTGGCGGCGGAAGGCGCGGGTGTGGTCGATGAGCCACAGGCGCCAGTGCTTGTCGATGAGCATGTTCCCCTGGTTGCGGTCGGTGTTGTAGACCAGGTTGTCGAACACGCGCATGACGTGGAGCTGCTTGCTCCAGCGGACGCGGTCGGGGGGCTCGATCTTCTTCTTCTGGATATCGGTGTACTGGGTGACGCCTTCCAGCCATATCTGCATGGAGCCGTCGGTTCCGCCGTAGCCGCGCTTGATGGCGGGCGGCACCCAGGGCAGGCCGAGCAACTGGCTGAGTTCGTAGGCGGCAGGCTCGAAGGTGGCGTCGTCACGGAAGAACATCTCGGTTTGCCCGCCGGCCATAGTGGTGTAGGTCTTTTCCTCGCCGACGTTGCGGTAGACGGCGTTGGCCACGATGCCGTCTTTCACCAGCTTCATCTTCTTGGGATTGGTGATGCCGGTGCCGATGTCCTTGATGCCGCGCACCTTCGCCGTGCGCAGGAACTCGAGCAGTTCGGCATCGCTCTTGAAGGGGAGTGGCTGGCCGTCGGGCCCGATCCACTGGTGGGGCAGCGGCTCGGTGGATGCCGCAGGCGCGGCCGATTCAGATTCGGCGTCTGCATATTCGGCGAGCGAGCCGCCGCCCGGGGCCGCAGCCGGCCGGGACGGAACCGGAGTTACCGGACCGTTGAGCAGCACGATGCGTTCATCGTGATAGACGGCGGTGAACTTGGGGCTGGAAATCTCCAGCGCGGAAGCGCGGCCCTGGGGCAGGTAGCCGGTGAGCATGCCGGTGTCGATGAGAAAGACGCGGCCGCCGAAGCGAACGCGCACGCGTCCATCCGCCTGGGGCGTGTGGCCCACCACCAGGTTGGTGGCGCCAAGCGAGGCCAGCAGCGCCGCTACTTTGGGCGTGCCTTCCGCCTCGGTCCACTCCGCGTAGCCGCGGAACCAGACCGGTCCGTCAGGATGGATGCTGTACCAGCGGTTATAGGCGAGGAATTCCTCCAGCGTCTTGCGGCGGCGGTCGTCGGTCTCCGAGGGCTTCCAGGACTTGCCTTCCGCCTGAGCCGCGGCGGTTCGGGTGGCGGCGTCCGCCTTCAGCCGGTCCAGTTCGGCCTGTGCGGCCTCGGTGGCCTCCTGCAGAGTGAAGAAGGGAAGCGCAATCTTTTCCTGCGCGAGCCAGGTGCGAAAGGCGTCCATGGCCTGAAGTTCGTCGCGCACCCGCTTGTTGATGCGCTCGGGATCGGTATCGGGCAGGGCCGGATTGATGCCGCCGTGCACGAACAGCACACCGTCCAGGCGGGCGATCACGGGCTTTTCACGCAGCCAGCGGCCATACTTGCCGTCGGGAGCGAAGGCCTCGCGGTGCTCGAGGAAGCCCGGCGGGTGGGCGTCCATCCATTGTTTCTCGAGGTCGGCGCCCGAGATCGTGGATGCGGTCGGCGGGGCGCGGTCCTTGCGCCAGTCCAGATATTGTTCGAAGGCCTTGCGGCGACGCTTCTCGGAGTCCGGGCTGGCGAAGGTGGCGTAGCTGCGTACGTAGCGCAGGTCGCCGGTCATGTTCATGATCTCGTGGTTGCCCAGCAAAACCGTGACGCGGCCCTTCTTGCGCGGCGCCTCTTTCTCGAGCGCCATCATCAGGTCGAGCACGGCGCGGTCGGCGGGGCCGCGGTCGATCATGTCGCCGGTCTGGACCAGCGTGGTCGGGCCGCCGGTCCAGCGACGGTTGGCGTCGA
This genomic interval carries:
- a CDS encoding alkaline phosphatase family protein — its product is MRIRFLRAAGLLSLLCFSSLAFASAYDARPRLVVIIIADGFRADFLERHRAGFGAGGFNTFLERGAVFADCRYDHAVSLTAPSYTTLLTGAYADGHGIQSNNLWDPKLKQMVPAEQDDATTGVGTRAGGSPWRMLASTLGDELKLATGGKSRVFAVSLKRRAAILPAGRAADAAYWAADSEGSFVTSSYYMKDPPEWVKTFNAGGRLDKYRSLEWKDGAGNVLRPPSASGKFKDSIGETPFATEYQLEFTRQLIQEEKLGSGPATDLLILSLSAPDYLGHDAGPDSPEMAAMILALDRQLSEFFAYLARQFGLANLWLVFTSDHGTAPLPATAAGLRLPGRNVDVSAFRNQANAALAARFGVRADFIAGIDWPVAYLSPDAFAATHLSEAEAEKAAGEALQKAGGWTGFFTRYQIENGVLPPTALGRRVAHSFSPYGGWYVIGLPERYAAGMSRGTHHGSPWSYDTHVPLLFYGLPFRPGVYRQSVEPVDLAPTLASLLGITPPSHSVGRVLSEALADGGKP
- a CDS encoding dihydroorotate dehydrogenase, whose translation is MSTTHPAGPPQPPDLSVTFCGIRFKNPVIAASGTFGYGLEFEDIVSLPRLGGFVVKGLSREPMAGNPPPRIFESAAGMLNSIGLQNIGAPAFVEEKLPLLRKKKDIVVIANVFGFTVEDYEATIRILNQGEGIAAYELNVSCPNTKRGGISFGSDPVLLEEVVASAKGAATRPLIVKLSPNVTSIPQMARAAENAGADALSLVNTFVAMAIDAETRRPRISNITAGLSGPAIKPIALRMVYEAAHAVDIPVIGIGGITTAADVVEFLLAGAAAVQVGTANYWDPCATENIVNALERWCMEHRVARLNDLIGGLITD
- a CDS encoding metallophosphoesterase — its product is MTSVSKIRRWSAVAAVLLLLPSTAVPLGASERVVAIGDAHGDIEALTGILRDAGLIDANRRWTGGPTTLVQTGDMIDRGPADRAVLDLMMALEKEAPRKKGRVTVLLGNHEIMNMTGDLRYVRSYATFASPDSEKRRRKAFEQYLDWRKDRAPPTASTISGADLEKQWMDAHPPGFLEHREAFAPDGKYGRWLREKPVIARLDGVLFVHGGINPALPDTDPERINKRVRDELQAMDAFRTWLAQEKIALPFFTLQEATEAAQAELDRLKADAATRTAAAQAEGKSWKPSETDDRRRKTLEEFLAYNRWYSIHPDGPVWFRGYAEWTEAEGTPKVAALLASLGATNLVVGHTPQADGRVRVRFGGRVFLIDTGMLTGYLPQGRASALEISSPKFTAVYHDERIVLLNGPVTPVPSRPAAAPGGGSLAEYADAESESAAPAASTEPLPHQWIGPDGQPLPFKSDAELLEFLRTAKVRGIKDIGTGITNPKKMKLVKDGIVANAVYRNVGEEKTYTTMAGGQTEMFFRDDATFEPAAYELSQLLGLPWVPPAIKRGYGGTDGSMQIWLEGVTQYTDIQKKKIEPPDRVRWSKQLHVMRVFDNLVYNTDRNQGNMLIDKHWRLWLIDHTRAFRRQENLRTPDLLVQCDRGFLERLRNLDEGLVREKMKKYLRSAEIDALFVRRRKIIEHFDKLIRERGETMVLFNLEPIDAQR
- a CDS encoding Npt1/Npt2 family nucleotide transporter, whose amino-acid sequence is MIAYLERVLTLRPGDLGRGVLLYLYLFLVIASYTIGKVARDALFLDRFDAVKLPMADLASALLVGVVVAGYLAVARRVTLRNLLVGCLFLYSATCVLFWYLVHFHQQPWLFPVFYIWVGIFGVLAPMQVWKLANFVLTTREAKRIFGLVGAGAISGWIFGGFASRVTVKAYGTEGLLMGMAVCLAICAGLVVPIWRRKQLNPLESGTHEAEAQPTVLESLRQIAASPYLIAIAAVICMSSFVTTFAGWQFKAIAKQFVPQKDALALFFSDFNFIAGIACLLTQMLLTSRALRRFGLGFTLYVVPVALLGGTIGVLAFGTLVAAVLLKGSDQVLRYSIDKSSVELLYLPLAADLKLRVKSFIDTFIWRLGDGLAALTLVLFADRLRFGAREVGWVNLVFIGGWLVAAFFARKQYVHTLRDSIRRHRMDVEHIDTPVLDRSTAEIFSDRFVSTDPKEILYALSLFEAERRRRVHPAVRGLLYHPAAEVRRKALALQAEAGDRLVVPEVEGLLRDPDFEVRTEALLYLAHHAHIDPLHKIEELGDFPDFSIRSAMAAFLARPGDTQNLEAATRILDAMIDEPGTQGARSRREAARLLQVVEGPFDAHLERLVKDSDADVRRHALRAIGRQRCRRLLPTVIERLTDPALSNDAAEALALFGDSIVGTLRDYLGDPAQSTELRASIAHALARIGTPAAGRALMENLLERETNLRFLILSSLNKLRDAHPGLELDTLLLESVLAAEIMGHYRSYQILNTLGENLDDRDAVSSALRESMRQEVERIFRLLTLLHPGYDFHSAYVGLQSSNAVVHDNALEFLDNVLKPALRNTLVPLLDSEVSVAERASLGARLCHAGVETREAAVAELVSSDDPWLKACGAYAIGTLRLTSLVAQLESCLNHPDPLLRETARQAKVRLSAQSGAPAAD
- a CDS encoding copper oxidase; translated protein: MNSRRNFLRAALALGAGAAATAQAFGQQHQREDSKAQPWGTPPSRRAAGVPLPVETPDVPQLEWKLENGVKVFHLVAEVVKREIYPGKVVDLWGYNGSVPGPTIQVTEGDRVRLVVENRLPEPTSMHWHGFEIPVEMDGMPGISQPLIHPGETFVYEFTLRQAGTFFYHSHMSMQEMMGMIGLFIMHPKEAWRPRVDRDFGFVLQEFAILPNATVPNSLSMEFNWLTMNGKAAPATTPILVKRGERVRLRFVNLGMDHHPIHVHGHTFVVTGSEAGRQPESLWGPKNTTLVGVAEATDVEFVADNPGDWMVHCHLPHHMMNQMASMTGPLWTFNGMAAGLSMEDGMGLLRQGHATSESFGPSLGRGMGFGSDHERATTDLPLQQAHAHHGGGLWKVAPGANQVPGFPQDHFPVLDELVAKPETYGLAKGWSGAMMGMMTLLRVLEPEMYDKIQALKREPAREEHKHG
- a CDS encoding nuclear transport factor 2 family protein, whose translation is MRKVLLLAVLTLNGLAWAEKTPEPEVRAVIEQFERGLAERDLAKIEPLMAEDLVAFENGHRNDGWADFRDHHLVPEMKEPAPPMKSELVRLAGTPQMGWGYTRTTMTLTRKSGEKVEATLWSVYVLEKRGGGWKIVALDWSFWAPRPSSSK
- a CDS encoding TolC family protein; this translates as MRENTLFRVLLVAVMALPAGVRAQEPAPAGQHARHQPSAPKATQAPEAEESGPALTLEELERMALANNPTLKQASAEVRVAAGRAKQAGLYPNPTVGYLGEEIRGGRSRGGQQGFFIEQPIVLGGKLKRSRQVFEQERVQAEAESEEQRLRVMNAVRMLYFHSLAAQESVAVRRKLARLAAEAVEVSRQLHNVGQADQPDVLQAEIEAQRAELMLIETENRRQHAWTALAAVAGNPQLPLARLAGRLEENLPDIAPEQYIEDLVRNSPAVRIAEAGVRRAELAVGRARREAVPDLVLRGGLQQNRELLEATGRPVGLQGFAEIGVQLKLFDRNQGGVESARAELERAQAEARRVELVLRERSAALLRSYRDARAMAERYRAQMIPRAQRAYELYLAKYQEVAAAYPQVLIAQRTLFQLQTDYIEALEALQTSSIALRGYLLTDGLEAPARAGEMDLPVREINIPMARPMEK